GTATTCCCACATAGGACAACAGGTACAACAACACTGCAAACTGAACAACAACAAAGTGGGGAAGATAGTTTGATTTCATATGTGGAACAGGCTTGTGGACAACTGAGTCTAACACGCTCCTGAAACACTATACATCCAAATCCTTTTAAGGTACTAGAGTAGAAGATGTGAtcggtgacctctgaccttcacAGAATCCGTGATGCTGCCAATGAACAGCAGGCGTTTGAGCTCCGTAAGACCAAACGCAATCAGCAGCACCGCCTTCTCCACCAACACCACTGTATCTTCATTCGTCAGAGAGCTGTCCTCATCCAGGTAAGTCCTaagggaaacacacaaacacacgcaagtaTTTACTCTGAATGAATGATATGGCACTCCAAAGAACAGCATGGTGGTTTCTCCTCAAGGACAGAGGTCTGGACTCACTGGAAGGGCTGTTCCTTTTCAGGGTTCCAGCGAAGGAGCTCCAACAACTTGTAGTAGAAGCGCAGGGGAAAGGTGACACACAGGATGCCCAGGCCCAGGTAGGACAGCACTGTGAGGGCACTGAGCTGGAACAGGCTGGCCAGGCCCACCACCAGCCCAGTGAACACCACTCCTGTCTTCCCCATGTTCTTCCAGTACACCAGCTCCACAACTGGCCACAGGCAATATGGGTTTATGAATGAGCGAGCAAATGAAACGTGGCCTGACTGCTTTGAATGAATGATCTAGGGAGACAGGCTGATGTACTGTCTACAAGGCACAGCTGAAGGATGTAGCATGGaatgcttttgtttttgtttgtgtgagagagtcaaCCCCTTTTTTCTTCTACAGTGATGGTGGGAATGATGATATTATTCCAGCTAAACATACTACTGTTATGATTTAAATGATGAAGATGATTTAGAATCAAGAGTCAATAAAGAGTGATTGATATAAACCAGTTTAATATATATCAATCTAGGACAGCAATCCAGAGATGTCTATTGTGTGATCCCTCATTGATGATACTGTATATTGAGGGTGACAACCGGAGCTTGCTTCCGTAGCAACCAAAGTAACATACATGTTGACAGAAGTAGCCACATATACAGATGTTTACCACCAAAATCACTACTTATAATACCTACTTACGCATAACTACCTTTCCAAGGCCTGATGTGTGCAGTATGTAAATGGTTTATATTTGCCcatcagagggagaggaaaggagagcacAGACATGTtcacacagcatgcacaggcaagcacacacacacacactcaatcagtGAGAAGCATGTGCTAGCAGATCTGTTTAGCCCTGTTAGAGCTGGTATAGCACTGTCCACAACAGCTGAAGCTTCAAATGAGCTCCCTAACCCCAGTGTAAATCTAGAGAGGTAATTATCTAATTAAAACTAACATCAAGGAATCCTGCgcccacacatacagctcctcctCGGTCCCAACACGTAGCCCTGTATTGTATCCACAACAGCTGTACCCAGGGTGATTCAACATGGCCAGGCCAGATTAAATCTCAGAGCAGTCATCAATCTACGGAGCCAAATCAGGAGATGAAGGCTCCTGCTGTGCAATTCTGTTAAAACAATAATTTTTTCCCGTTCATTGTATGTCTGACCATCAATTCTAACTCGGTGTGATGTTACAGTAGCGATCTTGAGCTTATCTAGCAACAGATTCTTCAGTGGTCAGTCTGGCTCCAACTGACCTGGCCCTAGGAAGTCCCCTCTTTAGATCACCCACCCCCAGCTacactcctccagcccccccccccccccctacccccctctaTAGTCCACTCTACCTGGAATCACACACCCTTTGCCAGCTTACCTTTGGTGGCCATCTCAGCAGCTGTTGTCTTGCTGCTTAGCCCTCTCCTTAAGCCCCCTGCACTCCCACTGTATGAGTCCGGACCCCAGGCTTTTTTTGGCCACCCCAGCCCTGTCAGCAGTATAAGGTCTGGCTGGCCTAATTTTATCCTGTATTGGATACCCTGTTTgaggtctcgctctctctctctcgctcacacacacacacacacacacacactctcgttcacacgctctctcttgctctctctcccctcttacacacacacacacacaacttgagGAACCTGAGACGTCACCATGTGCATGAGCGCAGGCAGTTCCGTGGTCTCCGGAGAGAGCCCTGGTTTAGTGTGATTGGTTGATTATCCAAAATAAGCAGTCTTCCCCCagtcagacagagggacaggttAGTAAAAACTACTGTACTTACTACCCATACCCtaaacataacatttcagaatTGCTGCATGTATACATGTTTTTAGAGTACTGTGAAGATACTTTTCAAACCATTGCTAAATAGACAAACACAATATAAAAATGTCAAAATATGGTTTTGAATTTGCATAtgaaatacatatataaataggTCTGATTGTTCTGAATGAATGACTGCGACCACCACGAAGTGCGTCATTCACACAGCTTTCGCTCGAGGCACGCACCACAAACACATGACTCATATCTTCTAAAGGGAGCATCGTTGTGCATAAAATGAGCCTTGTCTCCTCTCCATtcatctcactctcactctcctcccttccatccccccctctctgtttttccctcctgccctccctgtgtctctccccctcctctctcccacatgCAGTACTATGTGCTGCTGTATATAGAAGGCTGACGCTCCTGTAATCCCCAGGAGTAGATGCCGGGTAATCCAGCCTCATCAAAGGTCGAGATTAACCAACCtggaaggggagggatgagaaccAGAGCTGCAgataggagcagagggagggagagagggagggagggaacaaaaGAGAGTGATAGCGTATGCATGACAGGGGCGAGCTTTTCTGCTTACGGATTGGTGCACAGAAATAGCCAGCCAATTGGATGGAAGGAAGGGAAAATAACAAGACTAAGGGAgagctggagaaagagggaagagctatgaaaaagagagggagacggtgAGATCACAGGACTACAGCAGAGAGGAATAACCTAGCGTGGATCAATGATGAGAAGCGGAGGGATAAAGAACCACTGAGAAAACACaggccggggagaggagaggacagacaggagatgGGCGGGGAGAGAAGGATTCCCAGCCGTCGCGGAGAAAATCAATCAGCCAGACCAACAGCATCCGTCCGGGCAGCCATGCACTGAGGCCTGGAGCTGCAGCACTCCGCAAACACGGCTCAGGCCCAGCACCAGGCACCCGGCCCTGCTGGCCTCAGCTCCCAGCAGCAGGCCAAGCCCTCAACGAGAAAGAAGATCCCCATTGGTCCACTGCACAGAGCAGCCATGAGGACGGCCAGGAAGGGCAACGTGGAGATGCCTGCTTTCGTGCGGCAGCtggtgaaggagacagagaagagggtcagctccttcttcaaaGGAGGCCGTGGGGGAGCCGAGCCAACggaaggggaggcagaggaggtgaTCCCCAGTCCCTACTTAGACCGCCCCGTTCTGGATAAGCTAACCGAGGAGGGCTGCTCCAGATGGGGTCTTAACTATGCCCTGGGCAGcatgcagggctggagggccaACATGGAGGACTTCCACAACTGTGTGCCACAGCTCGGCGGACAAATGGCTGACTGGAGCTTCTTCGCTGTCTTTGATGGTCATGCGGGCAACTGTGTGGCCCATTACTGCTCCCAACACCTGCTGACTCAGATCCTGACCACAGGTGACGCTGATTGACAATGATCTGTACCTCTTGCCACATCATCTTTCATCATCGTCATTTCTCATCCGAAACATCTTGAAAATGTGTACCTCTATATATTGAATTTATCCTGTCCTATTGAGATTAAATTATTTAGTTATTGCTATTATTTATAGCAATAACAAGTGTTTGATTTAGCTGATATTTAGTGGTGATGCTCTGAAAATGTGTAATGTCTTTGGAGTGTAATGTTttcatgcgtgtgcgtgtatgcgtAGGAGCCATCGGGCCCGAGGATGATGCTGAGAAGGTGAGAGGAGGCCTCATTGAGGGCTtcctgcagacagacaagcagctgCACACAGTGGCCCGGCGCGAGGGCTGGGAGCGCGGCGGCACCACCGTGGTGGCCACGCTCATCTCGCCGCGCTACATCTACTTCGCTAACTGCGGCGACTCGAGGGCCATGCTGTGCCGGGGAGGTCAGGTGGGCTTCTCCACAGAGGACCACAAGCCCTTCAGCCCTCTGGAGAGGGAGCGCATCGAGAGCGCCGGCGGCTCCGTGTCCCTGCAGCGCATCAACGGGTCCCTGGCCGTGTCCCGAGCCCTGGGAGACTTCAACTACAAGGGCGCCGAGAACCGGGAGCCCACCCAGCAGATGGTGTCCCCGGagccggaggtgtgtgtgctggagcgCTCCCTTGCAGACGAGTTCCTGGTGCTGGCCTGCGACGGGGTGTGGGACACTATCACGAACGAGGAGCTGTGCGCTTTCATCCGCAGTCGGCTGTGCGTCTGCACTGACCTCAGGGAAGTCTGCTCGCAAGTCATCGACCTCTGCCTCTATAAGGTTGGTAACTGGGACAATGTGCTTggtaaatagagaaagagatacacCTGGATATAAGCAGAGAAGCATTGGTGAACATGAAAGATTATTTACAAAATTTACTAAATGTATGAGATTGACAAATATATGTCCTGAGTCAAAGACACACATTACAAAATGTACTCAGTTTCATAAAAGAGAAAAGCCTGCAGTTATACTTTTAGCTTAGAATGTTCTATTATGTAATAGCATAATCCCCAAGATTATTTTTTGGGGTGCAAAAAATGATTGGGAACACATCCAATACTTCTAACAGGGGCTCAGACTTTACGTGGCCACATcggtcaaaacacacaaacataatctCTTTATACAAAGCACAGGCCACAAGAAGGCCAGCGAGGGACAAGTTGGCAACCTTGTGCACGCAGGGTGATTGAGCTGCTCTGGCTTTGGCTGTCGTGTCATCATCTTAGCGTGGCCTCAATGTTGTGTAACAGCCCTCGAGCTCAGACCTGACCGACGACCTGAAAATGTCACCGTTTCTCGCTCCCTCAAACCCATGCCTGCGCTTCACCGCGACAGTTCATGGCACATCTAGTTTAGTTGGGCGTAACGGCAACTGTCTGTGTTGTGGGAGAGGAACCAAAGTGGTATTAGATTAGCAGGGTGTACGTTAGACAAAGGCTAATTTGGCCATCAGCCTTCCGCTTGATTTAGAAGCTTTTTTTAGCTTACCCAAGCCCTTTACTCTGGGCAACTTGTTcttcatgcacacagacacagctttAGAGACTCACAAACTACAGCCAACACTAACACAATTCACACTTGACCCTAAACAAAGCCACCTGTGGCTAAACCTGGTAAACACAGTGACTGAGCTTCTAGAGATGACAACAGGGATAAAGAAGTCTAcaagagagaatgggagggcAATGGGCCCTACTTACCACCTGAACCAATTAACCTTCTTGTGACTTTAAGATACTAAGCCTTTCACTAGCACTCCAGAGATGGACAAATAGAACACAGCTCTGATTATTACAGCTCTCATTATTAATAGTGTCCTTAGGGACAAACATTGCCAGCATGTTATTTGATTTGCTGTCCACATTGCTGTGCAATTTATGGCTGTGCATACGAGTGTTCAACATGTGTTGTTTATATATGTTACATGTGCACTCTTATGCAAACAGCATGTCCTCTCTGTGGTGGAACAATGCTTACCTTTGTAGGGAAGTCTGGACAACATCAGCATCATGCTGCTTTGCTTCCCTGGCGCCCCCCAGCTGTCAGCTGAGGCACTGCATCAAGAGGCCGAACTGGAGGACCTGCTGGAATCCAAAGTGGCAGGTGcagagatgacacacacacacatactccccaGCCATTCAAAACACCACAGCTGTGATGTAATCGTTCTATCGAGCTTGAAGAGTATTCATACTGGCAATCCAGTCCAAATCCAATTTAAAAATAACAAGTGCAGTGGGATGCATATCCACTAGAGTCTCCACATTAACAGCTATATCTGTCTGAGAACTTACTGTAATCTGGGCGCTGACACGGCTTCTCCCTTCCACAGAGATCTTTGAGGAGCTGAGTGTCCGAGGGGAGGAGCCTGATCTGCTGTCCGTCCTCACGATGCTGGCGTCCACAGCCATCCCTGGTCTACCACCAGGAGGAGGCCTGCAGAGCAAGTGAGacagcaagagtgtgtgtgagtgtttgtgtctgtgtgtttgtgtgtgtgtttgtgtgtgtgtgcgtttatgtgTGTTCAGAGAACAAATAATCAATTGCAATTTAGAAGGGGCATGCGATGGATGTATAAAtaagaaaaatgaaaaaaaaagagaaaaaaaaactggaaatgTTGTTACCTGCTTGTTCTCTTACCAATGTCCTGGTTTTGTTTCAGGAGGAACTGTATTATCTCTGCGTATTATCAACTGAAGGAGGCTCACCAACCTTCCCTACCCAATGTGAGTAAGTAAGCTGCAACATCATCTAACTGTTGTTTAACTACATCACGGAGGGTCTAGAAACCGTCTGTATTTCAAACAAATAGTGTCTCTTCCATGGTTTGACAGCGGCCTTATTTCATCTAGGAAGTAGGTGGTCCTGAGAAGCCCATCTAGGCTTGGAGTGTGACCAATCCGTTTGTGGCATCTGACCAATCACACAAGAGGAACTGTTGAAAGGAATTATTTTGTCTCATCAACTCAGAACATCTTACAGTAACAGGTACAATGAAAactgaagaatccacagatgtAATATATTTCTACAAGGGGGATATTTTTTATGATTCTGGACATAGATCAGCAGCAGCATGACTCAGTAGTTACAGCAACCAAATGTCTGCCTCATAATCATTCATTCAGAACTACAGTCTTAATTAATAAAACCATGATGGTTGATGTTTTTAAAATGGGATTTATAAATGTACTTCAGGAAAATACAGGTCATGGAAGTACAATTGACGATGTGATATTTGGGGTTGTATTTCAGATTGATGTTTTGCGATTATTGTTATCCATAAGTTCCCaaacctctctctcagtcctatGTTTGGTCTGGTTTGCATGATCTGTACTGTGCTGCCTTACTGACCTCTTTCACAGTAGATTTAACATGTTACATGACCAGCCATGAACAGTCCATAAGCAGTCAGTAGACTCAGTAAAATGTTATCGTTTATCATATAAGATTTCCATGAATATGTACTTCTATGATATACTGTGTATAGCTATTTAATGTTTAAAGTAATGACTGTATTCAGCCTAAATAAAGATTATTTGACTGACAGAGCATTTCAGTAGATTCTTCAAaataacacacaaaacaaactcaGATTCCAATCAAACTCAATTTTCATTGTTATTATTTAAAATATTCAAATTTGTTAGCAGCTGAAATGATATTCCTTAATCAGTTTAGTTCATAATATATCCACTAGGTGGAGATGTTACTCTTCTTGCTGCAACCTAGTGTTCAGTGTGTGCAAGACATCAAATCTTATCTTCGGTGCCCTGACACTTCTGATAAAGTAATGCTTTGATAGGCATTGAGTCAACATATAACAGCTACATATTAATAATAACtacaatattaataataatactgtAATGAAAAAACTAGCAGATGATACATGGCTTTTCTtatgaacacacacctgcacacacatgaTTAGATTAGACTCTGTACCATCCTGGTCTTTTCTACATGCTGGTTTCTTGACTGCGCCTGTATCACACTCACTGGAGCACTCTTTAACATAAGGGCATTTGTCCCAAGCCTCACCTACACTACATTACCTTTTAAAATATGACTTCTCACATACATCATGATTGCACTGAACTTCAATGAAACACTGCATTAAAACGTACTGTCCCCTCCTTGAGCTATCTGCAGAATAATGAATGCTGTCCTTACAGCTTCCATACTATTCTTCTGAGGGATATGTAATTAAGCCACATCATTCAAACAGCGATACATATTCATCAGGTGCTCCTGCAGACTTCAGATGGCAGAGAATGCAAATACAGAATACGGCCACATCTCTTTATTCACTGATCGTGGACAGACCCTAACGGACAACCATTGTGCTGTTTTAAGGATCCCAGGGGACATCTGCAGTGCTCTCATGAATCAGGCCTTCCTCTCAAGAGGCCCTCAGAATCTCCCACTGTCTGATTGCCTTCGGCACGAGCCAATCACTTGAGCGTGTCAGACCCCTCTCCAGACTGATGTTCTCTGAATGACGCGCATCTGTCCAATGCTTATCTCCACACAAGAAAATGGGGATATTCAAGTATAGTCTGGAGTTCAGTGATATTGATGAATGTCTGGAATTCACATCAGAGTTGGGTCTGACTCTGAAGCCTCTATCAGAATATAAGTGCCGTATATCTCCAATAATCTCTGAATCTGGTGTAAATGTATGGTCTTTGGCAGCAAGTTACTGTGGATCGCTAAAACAGGTTTTCTTCGTGATTTATCAAGAATGAGCTAGTCACGGAAATGACCATCCAGGTCCAAAAAACAATGTCCGAAGGATATTCCAAAGTCATGTGCACTCATTTATTCAGTGCATGTCTACATTTAAATAAAGCGTTTGTTTTCCCCCATAGCTACACGGGAGCAGAGGCAttctgggggggggagaatggacTACCTGTCTACACTGGTCTCCTGAAGGCGGTTGTTCATGATTGCGAAGGCGCCCACCCCTCCGGAGAAGCCGTTGTGGCGGGCCTGGCTTTGGCGGGGGCCCTGGTGAGCCGTCTCGCACAGCTGCTTCTGCAGCAGGGCCAGGGACACCTTATTGGAGGCCGTGAAGTCGTTCACCGAGATCATCTCCCCAGAGAGCCGGCGCCCCACGCCGTAGGCCCCGTCGGGCCCCGCCCCGGCATCCGTCTCGCTGTCACACACCGTCTCCACCGAGGCGTCCGTGTAGCGATGCCGGCCCGCCGGGCAGTGGGACGGCGCGGGCTGCACCGCGTTGCGTTTGAGCCGCTGCTGGCGGAGCCTGGCGGGCGGGGGCCTGAGAGTGGGGTGCTTGTTAGGGAGGCAGGGGCAACACAGCCTCCAGCAGCCTCTCAGTGAGGGGCACGGGCAGGAGCAGCAGTGGCCCGGGCACGCCAGCTTGGCCAGGATCCAGTTCAGCGTCTGCTTGATGATGATGGAGATGACGTTGAAGAGCGAGTAGATGCAGCACACGCCCATGAGGATGAAGAGGCAGTTCCCGAGGCGGTAGGCGTCCTGGGCCTCGTAGCGCTGCCTCTGGCTGCTCACCAGGTCCCCGAAGCCGATGGTGCTGAAGGCCACGAAGCAGAAGTAGAGGGAGTCCACGTAGCTCCAGTCCTCCATGGTGCAGTACAGGGTGGAGGCGCT
This window of the Osmerus mordax isolate fOsmMor3 chromosome 19, fOsmMor3.pri, whole genome shotgun sequence genome carries:
- the kcnk12l gene encoding potassium channel subfamily K member 13; the protein is MARRRGGCCSRLPLNEDNARFCLLAGLILCYLMCGAAIFSALERPSELLARRLWDQQLANFTGHHRVSRKDLHMLLRQYEEANGAGIRVDALRPRWDFSGAFYFVGTVVSTIGFGMTTPATIAGKIFLIFYGLIGCAATILFFNLFLERIITMLAYIMRWCHERRLRRAGVGGSSGGEEPHSEEDSLEGWKPSVYYVMLILGVASVLIACSASTLYCTMEDWSYVDSLYFCFVAFSTIGFGDLVSSQRQRYEAQDAYRLGNCLFILMGVCCIYSLFNVISIIIKQTLNWILAKLACPGHCCSCPLRQQRLKRNAVQPAPSHCPAGRHRYTDASVETVCDSETDAGAGPDGAYGVGRRLSGEMISVNDFTASNKVSLALLQKQLCETAHQGPRQSQARHNGFSGGVGAFAIMNNRLQETSVDR
- the ppm1nb gene encoding protein phosphatase, Mg2+/Mn2+ dependent, 1Nb (putative) isoform X2, with the protein product MRTARKGNVEMPAFVRQLVKETEKRVSSFFKGGRGGAEPTEGEAEEVIPSPYLDRPVLDKLTEEGCSRWGLNYALGSMQGWRANMEDFHNCVPQLGGQMADWSFFAVFDGHAGNCVAHYCSQHLLTQILTTGAIGPEDDAEKVRGGLIEGFLQTDKQLHTVARREGWERGGTTVVATLISPRYIYFANCGDSRAMLCRGGQVGFSTEDHKPFSPLERERIESAGGSVSLQRINGSLAVSRALGDFNYKGAENREPTQQMVSPEPEVCVLERSLADEFLVLACDGVWDTITNEELCAFIRSRLCVCTDLREVCSQVIDLCLYKGSLDNISIMLLCFPGAPQLSAEALHQEAELEDLLESKVAEIFEELSVRGEEPDLLSVLTMLASTAIPGLPPGGGLQSKRNCIISAYYQLKEAHQPSLPNVRSRWS
- the rtn2b gene encoding reticulon-2b; this encodes MATKVVELVYWKNMGKTGVVFTGLVVGLASLFQLSALTVLSYLGLGILCVTFPLRFYYKLLELLRWNPEKEQPFQTYLDEDSSLTNEDTVVLVEKAVLLIAFGLTELKRLLFIGSITDSVKFAVLLYLLSYVGILTNGLTLVIAGVICLFSFPLLYKKQQGRIKKLVRAVKGFLRRIKNMFKRMYRKIRPVSVPVPAPDSDPALAPVPAPAPAPAPKPKLKSK
- the ppm1nb gene encoding protein phosphatase, Mg2+/Mn2+ dependent, 1Nb (putative) isoform X1; protein product: MRTARKGNVEMPAFVRQLVKETEKRVSSFFKGGRGGAEPTEGEAEEVIPSPYLDRPVLDKLTEEGCSRWGLNYALGSMQGWRANMEDFHNCVPQLGGQMADWSFFAVFDGHAGNCVAHYCSQHLLTQILTTGAIGPEDDAEKVRGGLIEGFLQTDKQLHTVARREGWERGGTTVVATLISPRYIYFANCGDSRAMLCRGGQVGFSTEDHKPFSPLERERIESAGGSVSLQRINGSLAVSRALGDFNYKGAENREPTQQMVSPEPEVCVLERSLADEFLVLACDGVWDTITNEELCAFIRSRLCVCTDLREVCSQVIDLCLYKGSLDNISIMLLCFPGAPQLSAEALHQEAELEDLLESKVAEIFEELSVRGEEPDLLSVLTMLASTAIPGLPPGGGLQSKRNCIISAYYQLKEAHQPSLPNEVGGPEKPI